Proteins encoded in a region of the Sphingomonas sp. OV641 genome:
- a CDS encoding lipopolysaccharide biosynthesis protein, producing the protein MDLPHEEAKELKKERSLRGRLVRNLSHLVAGKAASTGIGLITLALTARLLGPTSFGIVALIESYCRLVDQVLRLETWQAVLRYGTGAVIGGDRGKLASLIKLGILVDVAGALLVTTVALAAAPLASAFFGWTDEARTLAQIYALSLLFGVSSTPVGILRLFGRFAQAAWIDPVLAVLRLAGILVITIADGGLAEVVGLLISLVIAERLITTTLAWRTLRTEGIAGVTGASLGGWRHAFPGIASFIWSANASVLLRKATQELDTLAVGLFLGSANAGLYQFARRIMQAVSKSAQMLQQVVTPDLARLWAQSAWVRFMRVVRRIEMATIGAAMAAIVILAVAGPQIILAAGGPAFAAAYSPLVAYAVAIALFLAGTTMRSALMVSGHQHAVLQSAMAATVIYLIILVPSIKIFGVTGASIAQIGFSAVALGVTYRSFRALVARSQAEPPPCRA; encoded by the coding sequence ATGGATTTGCCTCATGAAGAAGCGAAAGAGCTGAAGAAGGAGCGCTCCCTTCGCGGCAGGCTCGTTCGCAATCTGTCACATCTGGTGGCCGGCAAAGCTGCCTCCACCGGCATCGGCCTCATCACACTCGCCCTGACGGCCCGCCTGCTCGGACCCACATCTTTCGGGATCGTCGCGCTGATCGAAAGCTATTGCCGGCTTGTCGATCAGGTTCTTCGCCTGGAGACGTGGCAGGCGGTCCTGCGATATGGCACGGGCGCGGTGATTGGTGGCGATCGCGGCAAGCTGGCCTCGTTGATCAAGCTGGGCATCCTTGTCGATGTCGCAGGAGCATTGCTGGTCACCACCGTGGCATTGGCGGCCGCGCCGCTTGCGAGTGCGTTCTTCGGCTGGACCGATGAGGCGCGAACCCTGGCGCAGATCTACGCTCTGTCATTGTTGTTCGGTGTTTCCTCGACGCCGGTCGGCATACTCCGGCTGTTCGGCCGCTTCGCGCAGGCGGCATGGATCGATCCCGTTCTGGCAGTGCTGCGCCTGGCCGGGATCCTTGTCATCACCATCGCCGACGGCGGTCTGGCGGAGGTGGTCGGACTGTTGATCAGCCTGGTGATCGCGGAGCGGCTCATCACTACAACGCTTGCCTGGCGGACGCTTCGTACGGAAGGGATCGCTGGCGTGACCGGCGCGAGCCTTGGCGGCTGGCGCCACGCCTTTCCGGGCATCGCTTCCTTTATCTGGTCTGCCAATGCATCCGTCCTGTTGCGGAAGGCCACGCAGGAACTGGACACCCTGGCCGTGGGATTGTTCCTAGGCTCAGCCAACGCCGGACTTTACCAGTTCGCGCGCCGGATTATGCAGGCCGTGTCCAAGAGCGCTCAGATGTTGCAGCAGGTTGTCACACCAGATCTGGCGCGCTTGTGGGCGCAATCAGCTTGGGTGCGCTTCATGCGTGTCGTCAGGCGGATCGAAATGGCGACGATCGGTGCGGCGATGGCAGCGATCGTCATCCTGGCGGTCGCCGGGCCACAGATCATCTTGGCGGCGGGAGGACCGGCATTCGCCGCAGCCTATTCCCCGCTTGTTGCCTACGCCGTAGCGATCGCCCTCTTCCTTGCGGGGACGACCATGAGAAGTGCGCTCATGGTCAGCGGCCATCAACATGCTGTGCTTCAGTCAGCGATGGCCGCCACCGTGATTTACCTGATTATCCTCGTGCCGAGCATCAAGATCTTTGGCGTGACCGGCGCGAGTATTGCCCAGATTGGCTTCAGTG
- a CDS encoding polysaccharide biosynthesis tyrosine autokinase yields the protein MNVQSAAIGVGAFTPSAPTYLSARDAIRMLRRHARLLLLIASVVMGGALAFYLLAEPRYDATTVMRVVIDDFRPDSDDNPASIREAEQLRTHQIETQIQLLGSRMVARQTVRDLALYDDPEFNPNADPTKRKKARANVAADATQEGSPAPAQRTPSPQLVERTTDRLLSAVKVAQDGQSDFINVTVSSRSPAKAAKIANKIAGNYVRLQVTERRAGRTRAVKQLQELAQRSRSELLGDEMAIAAYRRDHRIDAGPGRDADVAQMARLASELAASGAGLAEARQRASGQSAMSPLLADLRGQQSTITRRRAELSTLYGREHPDVKKAAAELAEVDNAIATENARMERQMMDEASAQGARASMLAGSLGAMRGQSLQRGIASVALADLERRAETTRALYLSLSQRLQRAEQARDSVRPDASIASAALLPTQPSFPRAGQIAGVAVGASFILGMIAMLVAEALQDQVRNAGEVQRLVNLPTFGMVPEIQGHKQVQAHLRVAKEPFTLFAEAIRRSELKLRRYLASQNGKVMQITSPLPGDGKTTMAISLAAAAVASGRTAVMVDLDLRRPGLPDVFDGSLCEKDLVGYLEGRAELDEILVESPSLAGLKAVPVRAAAEDPGHTLNSPRMATLFSRLREDFDLVIINSPPILAVGDAELLAAYADATILILRWGHTTPELLQATTSAFDAPISGIIFNRVHFAKHARLSYGDAIQHFPRNSPYHKGELQGWRQRLGWSESA from the coding sequence ATGAATGTGCAGAGCGCAGCGATAGGAGTCGGCGCGTTCACGCCTTCCGCGCCGACCTACCTATCGGCACGCGATGCGATCAGGATGCTCCGGCGCCACGCCCGCCTGCTGCTGCTGATCGCATCCGTCGTGATGGGGGGCGCTCTCGCTTTCTATCTGCTCGCGGAACCCCGCTACGACGCGACCACCGTCATGCGGGTTGTGATTGACGACTTCCGACCTGACAGCGACGACAACCCGGCGTCGATCCGCGAGGCGGAGCAACTGCGCACTCACCAGATCGAAACACAGATCCAGCTCCTTGGCTCTCGCATGGTGGCCCGCCAGACCGTGCGCGATCTGGCGCTCTACGATGATCCGGAATTCAACCCGAATGCGGATCCGACCAAGCGCAAGAAAGCACGCGCAAATGTCGCTGCCGACGCCACGCAGGAGGGTTCGCCGGCCCCTGCCCAAAGAACCCCATCGCCACAGCTGGTGGAGCGTACGACCGATCGGCTTCTGTCTGCCGTGAAAGTCGCCCAGGACGGTCAGTCGGATTTCATCAACGTTACCGTTTCCTCGCGCAGCCCTGCCAAAGCGGCCAAGATCGCCAACAAGATCGCCGGCAATTACGTCCGCCTGCAGGTGACTGAGCGTCGCGCGGGCCGCACCCGGGCGGTGAAGCAGCTTCAGGAACTGGCGCAGCGCTCTCGGTCCGAGTTGCTGGGCGATGAAATGGCGATCGCCGCCTATCGCCGTGATCACCGCATCGATGCAGGTCCGGGCCGGGATGCTGACGTCGCGCAGATGGCGCGCCTTGCCTCGGAACTGGCAGCATCGGGCGCAGGCTTGGCCGAAGCGCGGCAGCGCGCCAGTGGTCAGAGTGCAATGTCCCCGCTCCTCGCTGATCTTCGCGGACAGCAATCGACCATCACGCGGCGCCGCGCGGAGCTCTCGACCTTGTACGGGCGCGAGCATCCCGACGTGAAGAAGGCCGCTGCCGAACTCGCCGAGGTCGACAATGCGATCGCGACCGAAAATGCGCGCATGGAACGTCAGATGATGGACGAGGCGAGCGCCCAAGGTGCCCGGGCCAGCATGCTGGCGGGAAGCCTGGGGGCGATGCGCGGCCAGTCCCTGCAGCGCGGCATCGCTTCCGTGGCGCTCGCCGATCTGGAACGCCGCGCTGAAACGACCCGCGCCCTTTATCTCTCCCTCTCCCAGCGCCTCCAGCGGGCCGAACAGGCACGCGATTCGGTCCGCCCGGATGCCTCGATCGCATCCGCCGCGCTGCTGCCGACCCAGCCTAGCTTTCCGCGTGCTGGGCAGATCGCCGGCGTCGCCGTTGGTGCCAGCTTCATTCTCGGCATGATCGCAATGCTGGTGGCGGAAGCGCTACAGGATCAGGTCAGGAACGCGGGCGAGGTACAGCGGCTGGTCAACCTGCCGACCTTCGGCATGGTGCCGGAAATCCAGGGCCACAAGCAGGTGCAGGCGCACCTGCGCGTGGCAAAGGAGCCTTTCACGCTCTTCGCAGAAGCAATCCGGCGATCCGAGCTCAAACTCAGGCGCTATCTCGCGTCCCAGAATGGCAAGGTTATGCAGATCACCTCTCCCCTCCCGGGCGATGGCAAGACGACCATGGCGATCAGCCTTGCTGCGGCAGCGGTCGCCAGCGGACGAACGGCAGTAATGGTCGATCTGGATCTGCGGCGCCCTGGCCTGCCGGACGTGTTCGATGGTTCACTGTGCGAGAAGGATCTGGTCGGTTATCTCGAGGGCCGGGCAGAACTGGACGAGATCCTTGTGGAATCCCCCTCCCTTGCCGGGCTGAAGGCAGTGCCCGTCCGGGCTGCGGCGGAAGATCCGGGACACACGCTCAATTCACCACGAATGGCGACGCTGTTCTCCCGGCTGCGCGAGGATTTCGACCTCGTCATCATCAACTCGCCGCCGATCCTCGCCGTAGGTGACGCCGAGCTGCTCGCCGCTTATGCGGACGCCACCATCCTGATCCTTCGGTGGGGACACACGACACCCGAGCTACTTCAGGCGACCACCAGCGCATTTGATGCGCCGATCAGCGGCATCATCTTCAATCGCGTTCACTTCGCCAAACATGCTCGTCTCTCATATGGCGACGCGATCCAGCACTTCCCGCGCAACTCGCCCTATCACAAGGGCGAGCTACAGGGCTGGCGCCAGCGTCTTGGCTGGTCCGAGAGTGCCTGA
- a CDS encoding cadherin-like domain-containing protein, with translation MSTAALTADTVETQVNTSVTGTQTDATIAALSTGGYVLCWTDFSRNGADASGTAVRLRLFNAQGQATSAEILVNTSTANAQDSASVAVLSNGNILVSWTDGSLTADTSQQAIRAQLLSATGAKIGGELLVNTTTVGGQTASHVTALAGGGFVIGWVDNSGTQPDGNGSGIRGQMYGADAAKIGGEFLINSVTAGAQAAPAISALQSGGFVATWVDNSKLGGDASGSSIKAQLFSAAGTKTGTEFLVNTTTLGAQDQPVITTLADGRFVIVWRDASGIGDNSAAGLRAQVFSSSGAKIGSEILVNDYTLNTQAFASITATANGGFAIAWQDNSLLAHDASGYGIRAQMFDADGAKLGADFIMNGNITGNQTAPAIVGLADGGIAAAWADSAPNGIDPDGGLVSRVFTPYTGSATSVDLVGPGVVQGAIEHSGVGRLVPEGALNALYSFNIIDDSTGGAFRIDGDILTVADTDRLDSAAGGSASLTLEVNDGLGRIFTSTLTFAVAATTDTHRFSAGSEARLNIETTGNQQQLAMARLADGRMISVWSDASLTGDTSGTGLKARLLDDEGKPVGTEFLVNGQTAGAQDSPAVAGLAAGGFVVAWTDASGSADTSSTGIKARLFNSDGVASGAEFLVNTATAGIQAQASVAALTDGTFVVTWRDDSLTGGDNSVSSIKARHYSATGQALGGEFLVNTATDSRQEAPDITALESGGFVITWSDSSRVGGDTSKDAIKVQVFDAQGDKVGSERLVNVATANNQQQPAITATVGGGFVIAWMDGSFVGGDNSGFAIKARRFDDDGDALGGEILANTTIAGSQIAPTITALPGGGFAVGWADYGGSGLEYGTSGIKTQLFAADGSRLGSESVIPIQVLGGQVEPVLVTRADGGFVVGWTDLSGQDGDVSGSSVKARGIAATAAPTITTKPDQFAGVEDTAMVISAASLLTNDVGSHGSPLNITRVSAVSGCTVTLNANGDVVFTPLPNFDGTATFTYVVTDASGTLQTGNVTVSLSGRPDAPYSITMTGGTVDENSAGGTVVAAFAGVDPDTGDVLSYSLLNNAGGRFSIDAATGVMRVAAGAVLDYEATPTLGVVVKVTDLSGASFQQGYSISLNNLPEPKSYTGTNGTNNFTAPTDDLWTISGLGGNDTLNGAAFRDVIDGGSGNDIIDGRGGADSMAGGVGNDVYYVDNTGDTVIELSGEGSDLVYATANWTMSANIENLTILGTGAVSITGNSATNTILGNDAANTIFGGAGGDLLTGNGGDDILYGEDGSDYLQGGDGNDRLIGGAGANELTGGAGADIFVLALAASSAERDKVRDFTVGQDKFEISRSAFTAISDAVPGALSPSMFMANGVQAANADQHFIYQRATGNLWYDPDGNGAAAQVHIAVLSTAPTLTAADFIVV, from the coding sequence ATGAGCACAGCCGCACTGACCGCCGACACCGTGGAAACGCAGGTAAATACCTCGGTTACGGGCACGCAGACAGACGCCACGATCGCGGCTTTGTCTACCGGCGGCTATGTGCTGTGCTGGACCGACTTCAGCCGCAATGGTGCCGATGCCAGCGGCACGGCGGTGCGATTGCGGCTGTTCAACGCGCAAGGTCAGGCGACTTCGGCCGAGATCCTGGTGAACACCAGCACCGCCAACGCACAGGATTCGGCATCGGTGGCGGTGCTTTCCAATGGCAATATCCTGGTCAGCTGGACGGACGGAAGCCTGACGGCCGACACCAGCCAGCAGGCCATCCGCGCGCAGCTTCTCAGTGCCACGGGCGCCAAGATCGGCGGCGAGCTGCTCGTAAATACCACGACGGTCGGCGGGCAGACCGCGTCTCACGTCACCGCTCTTGCCGGTGGCGGCTTCGTAATCGGATGGGTTGATAACAGCGGAACGCAGCCGGACGGAAATGGATCGGGCATCCGCGGTCAAATGTACGGCGCCGACGCGGCAAAGATCGGCGGAGAGTTCCTGATCAATTCCGTGACCGCCGGCGCTCAAGCGGCGCCCGCCATCTCGGCGCTTCAGTCCGGCGGGTTCGTGGCGACGTGGGTGGACAACAGCAAATTGGGCGGGGACGCATCCGGCTCCTCGATCAAGGCGCAGTTGTTCAGCGCCGCGGGGACGAAGACGGGAACCGAGTTTCTGGTCAATACGACGACACTTGGCGCGCAGGACCAGCCGGTCATCACAACCCTGGCGGATGGCCGGTTCGTGATCGTCTGGCGCGATGCGAGCGGGATCGGCGACAACAGCGCCGCCGGGCTCCGCGCGCAGGTGTTTTCTTCCAGCGGCGCGAAGATCGGATCGGAGATCCTGGTCAACGATTATACGCTGAACACGCAGGCCTTTGCCTCGATCACGGCGACTGCGAACGGCGGTTTCGCGATCGCGTGGCAGGACAACAGCCTGCTAGCCCATGATGCCAGCGGGTACGGAATCCGGGCGCAGATGTTCGATGCGGACGGGGCGAAACTCGGCGCCGATTTCATCATGAACGGCAACATCACCGGTAACCAGACCGCGCCTGCCATCGTGGGGCTGGCAGATGGCGGGATCGCTGCGGCCTGGGCAGACAGCGCGCCCAATGGGATCGATCCGGATGGTGGGCTCGTCAGCCGCGTATTCACGCCATATACCGGGTCCGCGACGTCAGTGGACCTTGTGGGGCCAGGCGTGGTTCAGGGAGCGATCGAGCATAGCGGCGTCGGCCGCCTGGTGCCCGAGGGTGCGCTGAATGCGCTCTACTCGTTCAACATCATCGATGACTCCACCGGCGGTGCTTTCCGCATCGATGGCGATATTCTCACCGTCGCCGATACGGACCGCCTCGACTCGGCGGCAGGCGGAAGTGCGTCCCTGACGCTGGAGGTGAACGACGGACTGGGCCGGATCTTCACATCGACGCTGACCTTTGCCGTGGCGGCCACCACCGACACGCATCGCTTCAGCGCGGGATCCGAAGCGCGGCTCAACATCGAGACGACCGGCAATCAGCAGCAGCTTGCGATGGCGCGCCTGGCAGACGGGCGGATGATCTCCGTCTGGTCGGATGCCAGCCTGACCGGAGATACAAGCGGCACTGGATTGAAGGCGCGCCTTCTGGACGATGAGGGGAAGCCGGTCGGCACGGAATTCCTCGTGAATGGCCAAACGGCCGGTGCGCAGGACTCCCCAGCCGTGGCAGGCCTCGCCGCGGGTGGGTTCGTGGTGGCATGGACGGATGCGAGCGGTAGCGCCGATACCTCCTCGACCGGAATCAAAGCCCGGCTGTTCAACTCAGACGGCGTCGCGAGCGGCGCCGAATTCCTTGTCAACACGGCGACAGCAGGGATCCAGGCGCAGGCTTCCGTTGCGGCCCTTACCGATGGCACGTTCGTCGTCACCTGGCGCGACGATAGTCTGACCGGCGGCGACAACAGCGTCTCCTCAATCAAGGCGCGGCATTACAGTGCGACGGGGCAGGCGCTTGGCGGCGAGTTTCTGGTCAACACGGCGACCGATAGCCGGCAGGAAGCGCCTGACATAACCGCGCTGGAATCCGGCGGCTTCGTGATCACATGGTCGGACAGCAGCCGGGTCGGCGGAGATACCAGCAAGGACGCAATCAAGGTCCAGGTCTTCGATGCGCAGGGCGACAAAGTCGGTTCGGAGCGGCTGGTCAACGTTGCCACCGCGAACAATCAACAGCAGCCAGCGATCACCGCAACCGTCGGAGGCGGCTTCGTGATCGCCTGGATGGATGGCAGCTTCGTGGGCGGCGATAATAGCGGGTTCGCGATCAAGGCGAGGCGCTTCGATGATGACGGCGACGCGCTGGGCGGTGAAATCCTGGCGAACACCACGATCGCCGGCAGCCAGATCGCGCCGACGATCACCGCATTGCCCGGGGGCGGCTTCGCCGTGGGATGGGCCGATTACGGCGGCAGCGGCCTTGAGTACGGCACGTCGGGGATCAAGACGCAGTTGTTCGCGGCCGATGGCTCTCGCCTGGGCAGCGAGAGCGTCATTCCGATCCAGGTGCTCGGCGGGCAGGTGGAGCCGGTGCTGGTGACGCGTGCGGATGGCGGTTTCGTGGTCGGCTGGACCGATCTTTCCGGTCAGGATGGTGACGTCAGCGGCTCTTCGGTCAAGGCGCGTGGCATCGCTGCCACGGCCGCACCGACCATCACCACGAAACCGGATCAGTTCGCCGGTGTCGAGGACACGGCAATGGTGATTTCGGCTGCATCGTTGCTGACCAATGATGTGGGAAGTCACGGCTCACCCCTGAACATCACGCGCGTTTCGGCGGTGTCCGGCTGTACCGTGACGCTGAACGCAAACGGTGATGTTGTGTTCACGCCGCTTCCCAACTTCGATGGCACTGCCACCTTCACCTATGTGGTGACGGACGCCAGCGGCACGCTACAGACGGGCAACGTCACCGTCAGTTTGAGCGGCCGACCGGATGCGCCGTACAGCATCACGATGACGGGCGGCACCGTTGACGAGAATTCGGCCGGCGGCACCGTGGTGGCGGCGTTTGCGGGCGTTGATCCCGACACGGGCGATGTCCTTTCCTATTCCTTGCTGAACAATGCCGGTGGCCGGTTCTCGATCGATGCCGCGACGGGCGTGATGCGAGTGGCCGCGGGTGCGGTGCTGGATTATGAGGCTACGCCGACGTTGGGCGTCGTCGTGAAGGTGACGGACCTGTCCGGCGCTTCGTTTCAGCAGGGGTACAGCATCTCTCTGAACAATCTGCCGGAGCCGAAAAGCTACACCGGCACCAACGGCACGAACAACTTCACGGCGCCGACTGATGATCTGTGGACGATCAGCGGCCTTGGCGGAAACGACACGTTGAATGGGGCTGCGTTCCGCGACGTGATCGACGGTGGATCCGGCAACGACATCATCGACGGTCGCGGCGGCGCGGACTCGATGGCCGGGGGCGTCGGCAACGACGTTTATTATGTCGATAACACCGGCGATACGGTGATCGAATTGTCGGGTGAAGGCAGCGATCTGGTCTATGCCACGGCGAACTGGACGATGAGCGCCAACATCGAAAATCTGACCATTCTAGGCACCGGCGCAGTATCGATCACCGGCAACAGCGCGACGAACACGATCCTCGGCAACGATGCCGCCAATACGATCTTCGGCGGTGCGGGCGGTGATCTGCTTACCGGGAATGGCGGCGATGACATCCTCTACGGCGAGGACGGCAGTGACTACCTTCAGGGGGGAGATGGCAACGATCGCCTGATCGGGGGAGCCGGCGCGAACGAACTGACGGGCGGGGCCGGTGCGGACATCTTCGTGCTGGCCCTAGCAGCGTCCTCCGCTGAACGGGACAAGGTTCGCGATTTCACGGTCGGCCAAGACAAGTTCGAAATCAGCCGCAGCGCATTCACGGCCATTTCCGACGCTGTTCCGGGCGCGCTCAGCCCCTCCATGTTCATGGCCAATGGCGTGCAGGCGGCGAACGCGGACCAGCATTTCATCTATCAGCGCGCAACGGGCAATTTGTGGTACGATCCCGACGGAAACGGGGCGGCCGCGCAGGTCCACATTGCGGTGCTCAGCACGGCACCGACCCTGACGGCCGCTGACTTCATCGTCGTCTAG
- a CDS encoding response regulator transcription factor, translating into MPDQLSPDDQQSAVSTDHGPTDGIPQVGDSLAVRLSLGGDEQTTPAASIATNLLVIDRRTFTRDCLVAAFDAHSLIGMVASAPSPEDVLLRSDQDPPIDAVLINLAADPFDEGTLASIRSQLTSLQPAGRIAIMTSVSDDVHLDDAIRAGIFGYLPSDTPLNIAAEALRLVGLGWTVYPRLTQSVQEPRLGSAMYGAEIAGSLTARQKHVLDGLRLGMTNRAIGARLGISERAIKAHVQELMRRLKVRNRTQIVAKLAGTDFSDS; encoded by the coding sequence GTGCCTGATCAATTGTCGCCGGACGACCAGCAAAGCGCAGTGTCGACCGACCATGGTCCTACTGATGGCATCCCGCAGGTTGGAGATAGCTTAGCCGTCCGCCTCTCGCTGGGCGGCGATGAACAAACAACGCCGGCAGCAAGCATCGCCACCAATCTGCTGGTAATCGATCGCAGGACCTTCACCAGAGACTGCCTCGTTGCAGCTTTCGATGCTCATTCGCTCATCGGCATGGTGGCAAGTGCGCCCAGCCCCGAAGACGTGCTTCTTCGATCGGATCAGGACCCTCCGATTGATGCGGTGCTGATCAACCTGGCGGCCGATCCCTTTGATGAAGGCACGCTTGCAAGCATCCGGAGCCAACTGACCAGCCTTCAGCCCGCCGGCCGGATCGCGATCATGACCAGCGTCAGTGACGATGTTCACCTGGATGACGCGATCAGGGCGGGCATCTTCGGCTATTTGCCGAGCGACACGCCCTTGAACATCGCGGCGGAGGCGCTGCGTCTCGTGGGGCTGGGGTGGACGGTATATCCCCGGCTCACACAGTCGGTCCAGGAGCCCCGGCTGGGCTCTGCCATGTACGGTGCCGAAATCGCCGGAAGCCTGACCGCGCGGCAGAAGCACGTGCTGGATGGTCTTCGCCTGGGAATGACCAACCGCGCCATCGGCGCGCGCCTCGGCATCAGCGAGCGCGCGATCAAGGCGCATGTTCAGGAGCTGATGCGCCGGCTGAAGGTGAGGAATCGCACCCAGATCGTGGCGAAGCTCGCCGGAACGGACTTCTCGGACAGCTAA